A stretch of Lentibacillus sp. JNUCC-1 DNA encodes these proteins:
- the yugI gene encoding S1 domain-containing post-transcriptional regulator GSP13 — protein sequence MSGKFETGQVLTGKVAGIQSYGAFVALDEETQGLVHISEITHGYVNDVNDYLSVGDEVQVKVLRVDEANNKVSLSIRATQEAPQKQEKQKPKQKEQDVNASGFNTLKDKLEDWIEQSSTFKK from the coding sequence ATGTCAGGCAAATTTGAAACAGGTCAAGTTTTGACAGGAAAGGTTGCAGGCATCCAATCTTATGGTGCCTTTGTCGCACTGGACGAAGAAACACAAGGTCTGGTGCATATTTCTGAAATCACACACGGGTATGTCAACGATGTGAATGACTATCTATCTGTAGGGGATGAAGTTCAAGTTAAAGTCTTGCGCGTGGATGAGGCCAACAATAAAGTTTCCTTATCAATCCGAGCTACTCAAGAAGCACCGCAAAAGCAAGAGAAACAAAAACCGAAACAAAAAGAGCAGGACGTTAACGCTTCAGGCTTTAACACACTTAAAGACAAACTTGAAGACTGGATCGAACAGTCCTCCACATTTAAAAAATAA
- a CDS encoding potassium channel family protein — MNVSLLKHIYVSIPKLIRLLIGITLIMTLFGTAVHLIEPKQFPTIFDGVWWAFVTGATVGYGDYVPLSTPGRLIGIMIILTGGGMLAYYITTLSAVAVDRKFKERHGELAYNGVDHFIFIGWNERTRQLIEMVYQKDPSKAVIVIDQTLKTKPETHSFIHYIHGNPALDLTLEKAGVYSAERVLITANTSQSEDQADRMTILTALAVRGHHQKVPVVTEILTDKHINNAKRAGATTIIRPNDFLSTLLYHELMHTPHATPFENILQLLNNQQFKQVSYDQIESYKTFQEASAALLEQHQILLGVIREDKWIINPGPNYTFKNTDTLLMFASWTNKKAPE; from the coding sequence ATGAATGTATCATTACTCAAACATATTTATGTAAGCATCCCCAAGCTCATCCGCCTTTTAATTGGGATCACCCTTATTATGACTCTCTTTGGAACGGCGGTTCATCTTATAGAACCTAAACAATTTCCTACAATATTTGATGGCGTCTGGTGGGCGTTTGTCACCGGTGCAACGGTAGGGTATGGCGACTATGTTCCGCTCAGCACACCCGGGAGACTCATCGGTATCATGATTATTTTGACTGGTGGCGGGATGCTCGCGTATTATATAACAACCTTATCAGCTGTAGCTGTTGACCGGAAGTTCAAAGAAAGACATGGGGAGCTTGCTTATAACGGTGTTGATCATTTCATCTTTATTGGCTGGAATGAACGGACACGCCAGCTAATAGAAATGGTATATCAAAAAGATCCTTCCAAAGCTGTTATTGTGATTGACCAAACTTTAAAAACAAAACCAGAGACCCATTCATTCATTCACTATATTCACGGCAATCCTGCCCTCGATCTCACTCTTGAAAAAGCGGGGGTATACAGTGCTGAGCGTGTGTTGATTACAGCTAATACAAGTCAGAGTGAAGACCAAGCAGATCGAATGACCATTCTGACTGCTCTTGCTGTCAGAGGGCATCATCAAAAAGTTCCGGTTGTAACAGAAATCCTAACAGATAAACATATTAATAATGCTAAACGTGCAGGAGCGACCACGATCATTCGCCCAAATGACTTTTTAAGCACATTGCTGTATCACGAACTCATGCACACCCCACATGCAACTCCCTTTGAAAACATTTTACAACTTCTAAATAACCAACAATTTAAACAGGTCTCTTATGACCAAATAGAGTCATACAAAACTTTCCAAGAAGCGTCGGCGGCACTCCTTGAACAACACCAAATATTGCTCGGCGTGATTCGTGAAGACAAATGGATAATAAATCCGGGACCCAACTATACGTTTAAAAACACGGATACCCTTCTGATGTTTGCCAGTTGGACAAATAAAAAAGCGCCTGAATAA
- a CDS encoding thioredoxin family protein — protein sequence MNLNDWFSIGMTPEKYINAMNHFQDETQHIYEQFQIPDDEAFLQALKDRSLRVIVLTEDWCGDAMLNVPVLLNIAEAANMPVSILQRDTNLDLMDQYLTNGKSRSIPIFIFIDEEGNEVAKWGPRADVIQTFVNHSLSSLPPQDDADHDEKKKEMYLFLTKSYRDNPRYWKDVYDSIKQRLESSL from the coding sequence TTGAATCTTAACGATTGGTTCTCAATTGGGATGACACCAGAAAAATATATAAATGCTATGAATCATTTTCAAGACGAAACACAGCACATTTATGAGCAGTTTCAAATACCTGATGATGAGGCTTTTCTCCAAGCCTTAAAAGATAGGAGTTTAAGGGTAATTGTGTTAACAGAAGATTGGTGTGGAGATGCAATGCTGAACGTTCCTGTACTGCTGAACATTGCAGAAGCAGCAAATATGCCTGTCAGTATTCTTCAAAGAGATACAAACCTAGACTTGATGGATCAATATCTAACCAACGGCAAATCTCGCTCCATCCCTATTTTCATTTTTATTGACGAAGAAGGTAATGAAGTTGCCAAATGGGGCCCCCGTGCCGATGTCATACAGACGTTCGTTAATCACTCTTTGTCCTCCCTCCCGCCGCAAGATGATGCCGATCATGATGAAAAGAAAAAAGAAATGTATCTTTTTCTCACCAAATCATATCGCGATAACCCCCGTTACTGGAAAGATGTTTATGACAGCATCAAACAGCGTCTTGAATCATCACTTTAA
- a CDS encoding M20/M25/M40 family metallo-hydrolase, with protein MVILNKEDLKQDFLIELLNTPSPSGQEMDIQKKWINYVEKFADEIRTDHAGNAIGILNPDAPFKVLLAGHCDEIALVINRIDESGYLHFDKVGGVNPKSAVGMKVTVLGLHDSVTGVIGVNAQHHGGLKDDFGLEDLFIDCGYPSKEEAEKDVQIGDMAVYKTTPEIMQERYVSGRGLDNRTGAFIVAEVLRQLSKEDLNVGVYAASTVNEETNMGGAYFAAAGIEPTMAIACDVTFATDYPGVNTNKHGDITLDGGPVLAKGAPINRKINQLLEQTARKLNIKLQYELTTAMTGTDADRMRLTGQGVPVSLVSLPLRYMHSPVETAAFKDIKEEITLLVEMISTMTGEESLNPLDD; from the coding sequence ATGGTTATATTGAATAAAGAAGATTTGAAGCAAGACTTCTTAATTGAACTGTTGAATACACCGTCGCCATCCGGACAAGAGATGGACATCCAAAAGAAATGGATCAATTATGTTGAAAAATTTGCAGATGAAATTAGAACGGATCACGCAGGTAATGCTATTGGTATTTTAAATCCTGATGCACCGTTTAAAGTGCTGCTCGCCGGCCATTGTGATGAAATTGCGCTTGTGATTAACAGGATAGATGAAAGCGGCTATCTTCACTTTGATAAAGTTGGAGGCGTTAATCCTAAATCAGCGGTAGGGATGAAAGTGACTGTATTAGGACTGCATGATTCCGTTACAGGAGTGATTGGTGTTAACGCCCAACATCATGGAGGTCTGAAGGATGACTTCGGGCTTGAGGATTTGTTTATTGACTGCGGATACCCATCTAAAGAAGAAGCTGAAAAAGATGTTCAAATAGGCGATATGGCTGTTTACAAGACAACGCCTGAGATCATGCAAGAACGTTATGTCTCAGGAAGAGGTCTTGACAATCGTACGGGGGCATTTATTGTAGCAGAAGTACTCCGACAGTTGTCAAAGGAAGACTTGAATGTAGGGGTTTATGCAGCCAGCACGGTTAATGAAGAAACGAATATGGGCGGCGCATATTTCGCAGCCGCCGGCATTGAACCAACTATGGCGATTGCATGTGACGTTACCTTTGCAACGGACTATCCTGGAGTGAATACCAATAAGCACGGTGATATCACCCTTGATGGTGGACCAGTTCTAGCAAAGGGTGCACCGATTAACCGTAAAATAAATCAATTGCTGGAGCAAACTGCCAGAAAGCTGAATATTAAACTCCAATATGAACTTACCACTGCCATGACAGGAACAGATGCCGACAGAATGCGTTTAACGGGTCAGGGTGTTCCGGTATCACTTGTTTCCCTCCCACTCCGATATATGCATTCACCTGTCGAAACAGCAGCTTTTAAAGATATAAAAGAAGAAATCACACTTCTTGTTGAAATGATCAGTACCATGACAGGCGAAGAAAGTTTGAATCCGCTTGATGATTAA
- a CDS encoding ECF transporter S component produces MQKTRSTKLLKMIILALLGTVSLALIFLNFPLPMLPPFLKVDFSDVPALIASFIFSPLAGVVVIAIKNVLYLLFGFGEPVGVAANFLAGVMFVLPVSLLYKRYKTTKSIVSGLVTGTIIMAIGMSVLNYFVLLPIYAMFMGMEEFSSIEAVRQVVVIGVLPFNIIKGIIVGALFIPLFKKMRTWIERERTTFAS; encoded by the coding sequence ATGCAAAAAACACGTTCGACGAAATTATTAAAAATGATTATTCTGGCACTACTTGGGACAGTTTCTTTGGCTTTGATATTCCTGAACTTTCCGTTGCCAATGCTTCCCCCGTTTCTGAAAGTTGATTTCAGTGATGTACCGGCTTTAATTGCATCCTTTATATTTTCACCGCTTGCCGGGGTTGTTGTAATCGCCATTAAAAACGTGCTGTATTTATTATTTGGCTTTGGTGAACCAGTAGGTGTAGCAGCGAACTTCCTAGCAGGTGTCATGTTTGTTTTGCCCGTTTCACTTCTGTACAAAAGATATAAAACCACTAAAAGCATCGTTTCAGGCCTTGTTACAGGGACGATTATTATGGCAATTGGCATGAGTGTCTTGAATTATTTTGTTCTTCTGCCGATCTACGCTATGTTTATGGGAATGGAAGAATTCAGTTCAATTGAAGCTGTGCGTCAAGTCGTTGTGATCGGTGTCCTGCCGTTTAACATTATAAAAGGTATCATAGTAGGGGCACTATTCATCCCGCTCTTTAAGAAAATGCGCACCTGGATCGAACGAGAACGCACCACATTCGCATCTTAA
- a CDS encoding hotdog fold thioesterase, producing the protein MESEETLMNALGIEITSLDQNLVEMTMPVDDRTRQPVGYLHGGASVALAETAASVGATLQVDLEQYLVFGLEINANHIKSKRDGTVTARAVPFHVGRTTQVWDIKITDEKEQLICVSRCTIGVVPKSK; encoded by the coding sequence ATGGAATCCGAAGAGACTTTAATGAATGCACTGGGTATTGAAATTACTTCATTAGATCAAAACCTTGTAGAAATGACCATGCCGGTCGATGATCGGACACGTCAGCCTGTTGGATATCTACACGGAGGAGCAAGTGTTGCATTGGCAGAAACAGCTGCAAGCGTCGGAGCTACTTTGCAGGTTGATCTGGAACAATACCTTGTTTTCGGTCTTGAAATTAATGCCAATCATATTAAAAGCAAACGTGATGGAACCGTAACAGCCAGAGCAGTCCCCTTTCATGTCGGAAGAACCACTCAGGTCTGGGATATCAAAATAACAGACGAAAAAGAACAACTCATCTGCGTCTCAAGATGCACAATCGGAGTCGTACCAAAATCCAAATAA
- a CDS encoding 1,4-dihydroxy-2-naphthoate polyprenyltransferase, producing the protein MSKTDIRAALNEQDGWQVWWRLLRPHTLTASFVPVFIGTMIAFYVTGTLHGLLFAAMLIAAMLIQSATNMFNEYYDFVRGLDNDKSVGIGGTIVRDGIAPRTVLSLALAFFGIAVLLGIYISIETSWWVALIGAVGMLIGYLYTGGPVPIAYTPFGEFFSGFLMGTVIIGISYFIQTGTVTSDVIWISVPTAIFIGAILLANNIRDLDGDKENGRKTIAILLGRPKAIVLLAVMFTVAYGLTVIYVILGILPILSLIVLLSAKKAADVIQNFKGKTMPIEMMPAMVATGKTNSLFGLLLGLSLLISAFIN; encoded by the coding sequence ATGAGTAAAACAGATATAAGAGCCGCGCTTAATGAACAAGACGGCTGGCAAGTTTGGTGGAGGCTGTTGCGCCCCCATACATTAACCGCATCATTCGTGCCTGTTTTCATAGGAACGATGATAGCTTTTTACGTAACAGGGACGCTCCATGGGCTCTTGTTTGCAGCCATGCTCATTGCAGCTATGCTGATTCAATCTGCAACAAACATGTTTAATGAATACTATGATTTTGTAAGAGGGTTGGATAATGATAAATCAGTCGGGATTGGTGGCACGATTGTGCGTGACGGCATCGCCCCAAGAACTGTGTTAAGTCTCGCCCTCGCGTTCTTTGGAATTGCGGTTTTACTTGGGATCTACATCAGCATCGAAACCAGCTGGTGGGTCGCGCTAATCGGAGCAGTAGGAATGCTAATTGGTTATTTATACACTGGCGGCCCAGTTCCGATTGCCTATACCCCATTTGGTGAGTTTTTCTCAGGTTTCTTGATGGGCACTGTCATTATCGGTATCAGCTATTTTATTCAGACTGGTACTGTTACTTCAGACGTCATATGGATTTCTGTGCCGACTGCTATTTTCATCGGAGCGATTTTGCTCGCGAACAACATACGTGATCTTGATGGCGATAAAGAGAACGGTCGTAAAACCATTGCAATTCTTCTCGGACGACCGAAAGCTATTGTGTTGTTGGCCGTCATGTTCACCGTTGCTTATGGTTTAACTGTTATTTACGTTATTTTAGGTATTCTTCCCATTTTATCCCTGATCGTACTGCTCTCCGCGAAAAAGGCAGCAGACGTCATTCAAAACTTCAAAGGGAAGACAATGCCGATCGAAATGATGCCAGCCATGGTGGCCACTGGCAAAACAAATTCATTATTTGGTTTGCTGCTTGGGTTGAGTCTATTAATAAGCGCTTTTATTAACTGA
- the ltrA gene encoding group II intron reverse transcriptase/maturase codes for MMETKLTRIAELAKKDKNMAFTSLAHLLNVNNLKQCHYELPSEKARGTKGISKEGYGDNLNENVDDLVKRLKNNAYRPVPVRRTYIDKPGSRKKRPLGIPDHEDKIVQRAIGKILNAIYENDFLESSFGFRPNRNCHDALKILNVYIEKRPTNFVVDADIKGFFDNVDHDWMMKFRNHRIKDPNLLRIIRRFLKGGYMEEGKYFDTDKGTPQGGIISPILANVYLHYVLDLWFEKRVKKQCKGHAYIVRYADDFVCCFQYEDEAKAFYSALIKRLAKFGLEIAEDKTSIISFGRNAGNGGSGKPSTFDFLGFTHYCSKSRTGNFRVKRKTSRKKMKAKLANQKEWLKANRNRDIQEIMARLDRSLKGYYNYYCITDNTLAVEEFLYRVKQLLFKWMNRRSQRKSFSWDKFNLFLRKYPLPKPKMKVNIYELRNEISYIL; via the coding sequence ATGATGGAAACGAAACTAACAAGGATAGCAGAATTAGCTAAGAAAGATAAGAATATGGCGTTTACGTCATTGGCACATCTCTTAAACGTGAACAATCTTAAACAATGTCATTATGAATTGCCTAGTGAAAAAGCCAGAGGTACAAAAGGAATTTCTAAGGAAGGCTACGGCGATAACCTCAATGAAAATGTCGATGATCTGGTCAAACGGCTTAAGAACAATGCTTACCGCCCTGTACCAGTCAGACGCACTTACATTGATAAGCCGGGCTCGAGAAAGAAAAGACCTTTAGGTATCCCTGACCATGAGGATAAGATTGTTCAACGGGCTATAGGGAAGATTCTTAATGCCATATATGAGAATGATTTTCTTGAAAGCTCTTTTGGCTTCCGCCCTAACAGAAACTGTCATGATGCGTTGAAAATCCTGAATGTATATATTGAAAAGCGCCCCACCAACTTTGTGGTGGATGCTGATATTAAAGGATTCTTTGACAATGTTGATCATGACTGGATGATGAAGTTTCGGAACCATCGTATCAAAGACCCGAACCTCTTAAGAATCATCCGACGCTTCCTTAAGGGAGGTTACATGGAGGAAGGAAAGTATTTTGATACGGATAAAGGGACTCCGCAAGGAGGGATCATTTCCCCCATTTTAGCGAATGTGTATTTGCACTATGTACTAGACCTATGGTTTGAGAAACGGGTCAAGAAGCAATGCAAAGGACATGCATACATCGTGCGCTATGCCGATGACTTTGTATGTTGTTTTCAGTATGAGGACGAAGCAAAAGCTTTCTACTCAGCATTAATTAAAAGACTAGCCAAATTTGGCTTGGAAATAGCTGAAGACAAAACAAGTATCATTTCATTTGGTCGAAACGCTGGAAATGGAGGATCTGGAAAGCCATCTACATTTGATTTTCTTGGCTTCACGCACTATTGCAGTAAAAGCCGAACCGGTAACTTTCGTGTTAAACGAAAGACCAGTCGCAAGAAAATGAAAGCCAAGCTAGCGAATCAAAAGGAGTGGCTGAAAGCCAATCGAAACAGAGATATTCAAGAGATTATGGCAAGACTCGATCGGTCACTTAAAGGATATTACAACTATTATTGTATTACAGATAATACGTTGGCGGTGGAGGAATTCCTCTACCGGGTCAAGCAATTGTTATTTAAGTGGATGAATCGACGGAGTCAAAGGAAATCTTTTAGTTGGGATAAATTCAACTTATTCTTAAGAAAATACCCCTTGCCCAAGCCGAAAATGAAAGTGAACATTTACGAACTAAGAAACGAGATTAGCTATATTTTGTAA
- a CDS encoding isochorismate synthase, producing the protein MIDTKHAGLFDFLNKGIAEAKSAGHGQLLSITEKFKVTSLLRCFENAGKSAMSRAFWMNPDHSFTMVGAGDVYSMIEKTQENYNIRKEWADIQAQAIIHNPYDVPGTGLVAMGGMSFDPLKKSTSLWQQFPEKKFIVPAFVIVQNETGCFLTMNVLVNGDEDASRIEMQLKATAETLLRDQSIPKKDSFTVKKQMEIEPDTWKKTVEKAIETIQNGPIEKIVLAREMRLYFSDPVSHHEVLKQLIETQPNSYVFAFHFGEACFIGATPEQLVKIDEGLVFSMCLAGTAPRGETPSKDASLADELLNDQKNRQEHDFVVQMIRNSLEDHCEDIAIPEMPHVRQLKNLQHLYTPVTAKLKQGHDLLQLSEALHPTPALGGVPRDAALAFIREEEKLDRGWYGAPIGWMDSHENGEFAVAIRSGLIRKDQASLFAGCGIVDDSDPEAEYEETLIKLKPMLNVLGGSST; encoded by the coding sequence ATGATAGATACAAAACATGCTGGCTTGTTTGATTTCCTCAATAAAGGAATTGCTGAGGCGAAATCTGCAGGTCACGGTCAATTACTTAGCATAACTGAAAAATTCAAAGTGACATCACTTTTAAGATGCTTTGAAAATGCAGGGAAGTCAGCCATGTCCCGCGCGTTCTGGATGAATCCAGATCATTCATTTACGATGGTTGGAGCGGGTGATGTCTATTCAATGATCGAAAAAACTCAGGAAAATTATAATATACGTAAGGAATGGGCTGATATTCAAGCTCAAGCGATCATCCATAATCCTTATGATGTTCCAGGTACAGGCTTGGTAGCAATGGGAGGGATGTCTTTTGATCCATTAAAAAAATCGACGTCGCTCTGGCAGCAATTCCCTGAAAAGAAATTTATTGTGCCTGCATTTGTGATCGTTCAAAATGAAACAGGTTGCTTTTTAACAATGAATGTTCTAGTAAATGGTGATGAGGATGCTTCCCGTATAGAAATGCAGCTCAAGGCTACCGCTGAAACACTTTTGCGCGATCAGTCCATTCCAAAAAAAGATTCTTTTACTGTTAAAAAGCAGATGGAAATAGAACCCGACACGTGGAAAAAAACAGTGGAAAAGGCGATTGAAACAATCCAAAACGGACCAATAGAAAAGATTGTCCTGGCGCGGGAAATGCGCTTATATTTCTCTGATCCTGTGAGTCATCATGAAGTACTGAAGCAATTAATCGAAACCCAACCTAATAGTTACGTATTTGCTTTTCATTTTGGAGAGGCTTGCTTCATTGGGGCAACTCCGGAGCAACTTGTCAAAATTGACGAGGGGCTAGTGTTCTCTATGTGTCTTGCAGGGACAGCTCCACGAGGTGAAACTCCAAGTAAAGATGCTTCTCTGGCAGATGAATTATTAAATGATCAAAAAAATAGGCAGGAGCATGATTTTGTTGTGCAGATGATCCGGAATTCTCTTGAGGATCATTGTGAGGATATTGCAATTCCGGAGATGCCTCATGTACGCCAGCTGAAGAATTTACAACATTTATATACGCCTGTGACAGCTAAGCTAAAGCAGGGACATGACTTGCTTCAATTGTCTGAAGCCTTGCATCCCACTCCAGCTCTGGGAGGTGTCCCACGGGATGCCGCGCTTGCTTTTATTCGCGAGGAGGAAAAGCTGGACAGGGGTTGGTATGGGGCACCAATCGGTTGGATGGACAGCCATGAAAATGGCGAATTTGCTGTAGCTATCCGCTCAGGACTGATTCGGAAAGACCAAGCGTCTTTATTTGCCGGCTGCGGCATTGTTGATGACTCTGATCCGGAAGCAGAGTACGAGGAGACCCTTATAAAACTTAAACCTATGCTGAACGTGCTTGGAGGTTCTTCCACATGA